GTATCATAGAAAAAGAGAGTTTAGAGGGGGAGCATAATGTATCGATACTTAGCGAACAGATCTTTCTTAAGATTACTGTTCATCGTCAATTTATTAGGAGCAGTGTACGGATACATTTGGTACTTGCCTCAACTTAAAATTACAGAGCCACGCTATTGGCTGTTTGTTCCAGATAGTCCTACGGCGATCCTATTTTTCGTATTTGTATTGATGGCTTGGCTTGCAAAAAAACATTGGCCTTTAATGGAAGCATTAGCATTCGTTTGTTTGGTTAAGTACGGATTATGGGCTGTTGGAATGAATGTAGCTTACATGATAAATCTGGGATATTTGGATATGATGAGCCTAATGTTACTTTGCTCGCATGGTTTAATGGCTGTTCAAGGACTTTTGTACGCCCCATTTTACCGTATCAAATTCGAACATTTCGCGATTGCAGCAATTTGGGTGTTACATAATGATGTCATTGATTATTTATTTGGTCAAATGCCAATTTATGGTGGGCTAGATCAATATATCACGACGATCGGTTACTGCACCTTCTGGTTAACAATCTTCGTTTTATGGACCGTTTATGAAAAAACACTGAAAAAGGATGCGTTTAAATTAGAATTTCCTCATGAAGCTTAAAAACGGTTGAGGTTTGGCGCTTTCTCCTTTATAATTAAAGTAATAAGTAGTAGGAGGACGGGGATT
The sequence above is drawn from the Listeria weihenstephanensis genome and encodes:
- a CDS encoding lipoprotein heptaprenylglyceryl N-acetyltransferase LhaT translates to MMYRYLANRSFLRLLFIVNLLGAVYGYIWYLPQLKITEPRYWLFVPDSPTAILFFVFVLMAWLAKKHWPLMEALAFVCLVKYGLWAVGMNVAYMINLGYLDMMSLMLLCSHGLMAVQGLLYAPFYRIKFEHFAIAAIWVLHNDVIDYLFGQMPIYGGLDQYITTIGYCTFWLTIFVLWTVYEKTLKKDAFKLEFPHEA